The proteins below are encoded in one region of Mycobacterium botniense:
- a CDS encoding IS607 family transposase, whose amino-acid sequence MNLTEWARAQGVHPQTAYRWFREGMLPVPAVRVNERTVLVSPDAPTGSASAGAFGLYARVSSHDQKPDLDRQVARLTSWAAEAGGTVVRVEAEVGSGMNGSRAKVRRLLADPKVTAVVVEHRDRLGRMNTELVEAALSAHGRRLVVLDDGEVTDDLVRDMVEVLTSFCARLYGRRSARNRALKAVGCAQRDIGPKAVVGGRVDDGGHE is encoded by the coding sequence GTGAATTTGACGGAGTGGGCGCGGGCTCAGGGCGTGCATCCGCAAACGGCGTACCGGTGGTTTCGGGAGGGGATGTTGCCGGTTCCGGCGGTGCGGGTGAATGAGCGCACGGTGTTGGTGTCACCGGATGCGCCCACAGGATCGGCGTCGGCGGGCGCGTTCGGGTTATACGCGCGGGTGTCGTCTCATGATCAAAAGCCGGACTTGGACCGCCAGGTCGCGCGGCTGACCAGTTGGGCCGCCGAGGCGGGCGGGACGGTGGTGCGGGTGGAGGCCGAGGTCGGGTCCGGGATGAACGGGTCACGGGCGAAGGTACGCCGGCTGCTGGCCGATCCGAAGGTGACCGCCGTGGTGGTCGAGCACCGGGACCGGTTGGGGCGGATGAACACCGAGCTGGTGGAGGCGGCGCTCTCGGCGCATGGCCGCCGGCTGGTGGTGCTCGACGACGGTGAGGTCACCGATGATCTGGTGCGCGACATGGTGGAGGTGCTCACAAGTTTCTGCGCTCGACTCTACGGGCGGCGCAGTGCTCGAAACCGTGCGCTCAAAGCGGTCGGGTGCGCACAGCGGGATATCGGTCCCAAGGCGGTTGTCGGTGGCCGGGTGGATGATGGCGGCCATGAGTGA
- a CDS encoding IS200/IS605 family accessory protein TnpB-related protein — MKLRVIAAPFVADPATGVCIRTRLKGLTDTDVRVLRAVGAHLGRLAAADLAERVRDGLAHDNQAWADRKRDITASSTARWAGSITKATHDQWALARRGQLAHIQSLRDAVVMIEHRLAQRLGAKGTHGMASGYRSAHEWFVKSRRLATLQARLARVEADYAAGRVSVVRGGKRLLHKRHHLDTADLTEEQWRAQWESSRWFLSADGEAGKKHGNETIRITPDGQVSIRLPAPLAHLANAPHHRYILTGLAAFAHRGDEWADRVAANQAVAYRIHHNPGTGRWYVDASWQRKAAPSVPLEAVRSAALIGVDMNTDHLAAWRLDPHGNPIGAPRTFSYQLDGAADHRDAQLRHALSGLLHWAQRTGVKAIAVEDLDFTDSTTREKHGRRRRFRQIISGMPTARLRARLLAMATQAGIAVIAVDPAYTSKWGAQHWQEPLTAAHPQTTRHHAASVAIGRRALGHRIRRRTPPPRQHQSDVAGHRTGQARPGTPRREETRHPAAGTRTRSAKPPGSKNAGNQATQHRSGPPTEQNSLPLSV, encoded by the coding sequence ATGAAACTGCGCGTGATCGCGGCGCCATTCGTGGCTGATCCGGCGACCGGTGTGTGCATCCGGACCCGGTTGAAGGGACTCACCGACACTGATGTGCGGGTGCTGCGCGCGGTCGGCGCCCATCTGGGGCGGCTCGCCGCGGCGGATTTGGCTGAGCGTGTCCGTGACGGCCTGGCCCACGACAACCAGGCGTGGGCGGACCGCAAACGCGACATCACCGCGTCATCGACCGCGCGGTGGGCGGGCAGCATCACCAAAGCCACCCATGATCAGTGGGCGCTGGCGCGGCGGGGGCAGCTCGCCCACATTCAGTCGTTGCGGGATGCGGTGGTGATGATCGAACACCGGCTGGCCCAGAGGCTCGGCGCCAAGGGCACGCACGGGATGGCCAGCGGCTACCGGTCGGCGCACGAGTGGTTCGTCAAGTCTCGCCGCCTGGCGACCCTGCAAGCCCGGCTGGCCCGTGTTGAGGCCGATTACGCGGCCGGGCGGGTGAGCGTGGTTCGCGGCGGAAAACGGTTGCTGCACAAGCGGCATCATCTCGACACCGCCGACCTCACCGAAGAGCAGTGGCGCGCGCAGTGGGAATCATCGCGGTGGTTTCTATCCGCTGACGGCGAGGCCGGCAAAAAGCACGGGAATGAAACCATCCGCATCACACCTGATGGGCAGGTGTCGATCCGGCTGCCCGCACCGCTGGCTCATCTCGCGAACGCGCCACACCACCGCTACATCCTCACCGGCTTGGCCGCCTTCGCCCATCGCGGCGATGAATGGGCCGACCGGGTCGCCGCCAATCAGGCTGTCGCCTACCGCATTCACCACAATCCGGGCACCGGACGCTGGTATGTGGACGCCTCCTGGCAGCGCAAGGCCGCGCCGAGCGTGCCGTTGGAAGCAGTGCGGTCCGCCGCGCTGATCGGGGTGGACATGAACACCGATCACCTCGCCGCATGGCGACTGGACCCACACGGCAACCCGATCGGCGCGCCGCGCACGTTCAGCTACCAACTCGACGGCGCCGCCGATCACCGCGACGCCCAACTCCGCCACGCGCTATCTGGGCTGCTGCACTGGGCGCAGCGCACCGGGGTCAAAGCGATCGCGGTCGAGGATCTCGACTTCACCGACTCCACGACACGGGAGAAGCATGGCCGCCGGCGCCGGTTCCGGCAGATCATCTCCGGTATGCCCACCGCGCGGCTGCGCGCACGGTTGCTGGCGATGGCCACCCAAGCCGGGATCGCCGTTATCGCCGTTGATCCCGCCTACACCTCGAAATGGGGTGCGCAGCACTGGCAGGAGCCCTTGACTGCCGCCCACCCACAGACCACCCGTCACCACGCCGCGAGCGTGGCGATCGGTCGGCGCGCCCTTGGGCACCGGATCCGGCGACGGACGCCACCGCCCCGGCAACACCAGAGCGATGTGGCCGGGCATCGGACCGGCCAGGCCAGACCCGGCACCCCAAGACGCGAGGAAACCCGCCACCCCGCGGCTGGAACACGGACACGATCCGCGAAACCACCCGGGTCGAAGAACGCGGGCAACCAGGCGACCCAACACCGTTCGGGGCCGCCCACAGAGCAGAACTCGCTTCCGCTCAGTGTCTAG
- the nusB gene encoding transcription antitermination factor NusB encodes MSGARPVKGRHQARKRAVDLLFEAEARGLTPLEAAEARAALAAAKPEVAPLHPYTMTVARGVSEHSAHIDDLIAAHLQGWTLERLPAVDRAILRVAVWELLHADDVPEPVAVDEAVQLAKELSTDESPGFVNGVLGRLMVVTPQIRAAAHAVRAPAPDQKAPS; translated from the coding sequence ATGTCTGGCGCTAGGCCGGTCAAAGGACGGCATCAGGCCCGCAAACGCGCCGTCGACCTGTTATTCGAGGCCGAGGCCCGCGGTTTGACCCCGCTCGAGGCGGCTGAGGCGCGTGCGGCGCTGGCCGCAGCCAAACCGGAGGTGGCGCCGCTGCACCCCTACACGATGACGGTGGCCCGCGGGGTCAGTGAGCACAGCGCCCACATCGACGATTTGATCGCCGCGCATCTGCAGGGCTGGACGCTGGAACGGCTGCCCGCGGTGGATCGGGCCATCCTGCGGGTCGCGGTGTGGGAGCTGCTGCACGCCGACGACGTGCCCGAGCCGGTGGCGGTCGACGAGGCGGTGCAGCTCGCCAAAGAGCTGTCCACCGACGAGTCACCCGGTTTCGTCAACGGCGTACTGGGCCGGCTCATGGTGGTGACCCCGCAGATCCGCGCGGCCGCCCACGCGGTCCGCGCACCGGCGCCCGACCAGAAGGCACCGTCGTGA
- the efp gene encoding elongation factor P — protein MATTADFRNGLVLVLDGQLWTIVEFQHVKPGKGPAFVRTKLKNVLSGKVVDKTFNAGVKVETATVDRRDTTFLYRDGSDFVFMDAEDYEQHTLPESLVGDAARFLLEGMPVQVAFHNGTPLYIELPVTVELHVAHTEPGLQGDRSSAGTKPATLETGAQINVPLFINTGDKLKVDSRDGSYLGRA, from the coding sequence GTGGCGACCACTGCCGACTTCAGGAACGGGCTGGTTCTGGTGCTGGACGGCCAGCTGTGGACGATCGTGGAGTTCCAGCACGTCAAACCGGGCAAGGGCCCGGCTTTTGTGCGCACCAAGCTGAAAAACGTGCTCTCGGGCAAAGTCGTGGACAAGACGTTCAACGCCGGGGTCAAGGTGGAGACCGCCACCGTGGACCGGCGCGACACGACGTTTTTGTACCGCGACGGTTCGGACTTCGTGTTCATGGACGCCGAGGACTACGAACAGCACACGTTGCCGGAGTCCCTGGTCGGCGACGCCGCCCGGTTCCTGCTGGAGGGCATGCCGGTGCAGGTGGCCTTCCACAACGGCACCCCGCTGTACATCGAGCTGCCGGTGACCGTGGAACTCCACGTCGCCCACACCGAGCCCGGGCTGCAGGGTGACCGCTCCAGCGCGGGCACCAAGCCGGCCACCTTGGAGACCGGCGCGCAGATCAACGTGCCGTTATTCATCAACACCGGCGACAAGCTGAAGGTCGATTCCCGCGACGGCAGCTACCTGGGCCGCGCGTGA
- a CDS encoding M24 family metallopeptidase, with the protein MTHSQRRDNLRARLAAEGLDAMLVTDLVNVCYLSGFTGSNAALLVFADERNPVLATDGRYRTQAGQQAPDLDLAIDRACGRYLAGQAAAGGVRRLGFESHVVTVDGFDALSEAAGATELVRASGTVEALREVKDPGEVALLRRACEAADAALTDLVAHGGLRPGRTERDVTRELESLMFDHGADGVSFETIVAAGANSAIPHHRPTDAELAPGDFVKIDFGALVGGYHSDMTRTFVLERAADWQRELYQLVAAAQRAGREALRPGACLRDVDGAARRVIDDAGYGEHFSHGLGHGVGLQIHEAPGISAAAAGTLRAGSVVTVEPGVYLPGRGGVRIEDTLVVADETSGHAPELLTQFPKELTIV; encoded by the coding sequence GTGACACATTCCCAACGCCGAGACAATCTGCGCGCCCGGCTCGCTGCGGAGGGACTGGACGCGATGCTGGTCACCGACCTGGTGAACGTGTGCTACCTGTCGGGCTTCACCGGCTCCAACGCGGCGCTGCTGGTGTTCGCCGATGAGCGCAACCCGGTCTTGGCCACCGACGGGCGCTACCGCACCCAGGCCGGGCAGCAGGCCCCGGACCTGGATCTGGCCATCGACCGGGCATGCGGGCGCTATCTGGCGGGGCAGGCCGCCGCCGGCGGAGTGCGGCGGCTGGGCTTCGAGAGCCATGTGGTCACCGTGGACGGGTTCGACGCGCTGTCGGAGGCGGCGGGCGCCACCGAGCTGGTCCGCGCTTCGGGCACCGTGGAGGCGCTGCGCGAGGTCAAAGACCCCGGCGAGGTGGCGTTGCTGCGGCGCGCCTGCGAGGCGGCCGACGCGGCGCTGACCGACCTGGTGGCCCACGGCGGCCTGCGCCCGGGCCGCACCGAACGCGACGTGACCCGCGAACTGGAGTCGCTGATGTTCGACCACGGCGCCGACGGGGTGTCCTTCGAGACGATCGTGGCCGCCGGAGCCAACTCGGCGATCCCGCATCACCGGCCCACCGACGCGGAGTTGGCGCCCGGTGATTTCGTCAAGATCGACTTCGGCGCGCTGGTGGGCGGATACCACTCCGATATGACCCGCACCTTCGTGCTGGAGCGGGCGGCCGACTGGCAGCGGGAGCTCTATCAGCTGGTCGCCGCCGCACAGCGGGCGGGCCGGGAGGCGCTGCGGCCGGGAGCCTGTCTGCGCGACGTGGACGGCGCGGCCCGCCGCGTGATCGACGACGCCGGTTACGGGGAGCACTTCAGCCACGGCCTCGGCCACGGGGTGGGCCTGCAGATCCACGAAGCGCCCGGGATCAGCGCGGCAGCCGCCGGTACACTACGGGCGGGCTCTGTGGTGACCGTGGAGCCCGGCGTCTATCTGCCCGGCCGCGGAGGTGTCCGCATCGAGGACACCTTGGTTGTGGCTGACGAAACATCCGGGCACGCACCGGAATTGCTCACTCAGTTCCCTAAGGAACTGACCATTGTGTAG
- a CDS encoding B-4DMT family transporter, whose protein sequence is MTNWMSRGLVFAAAMVVVRLFQGTLINTWPTRAGLISLVLVAVFVIAVVAWGLTDGRADAIANPDPDRRADLAMTWLLAGLVAGIVSGAVTWLISLFYKGLYVGTLINELTTFAAFTALLVFLPGMGGVTVGRWAVDRQLEKMPVRHHGLAAGNQDRVDTDVFAAVRADETPTGEVVTPGLRTSAVAGAGARETTEVTLPAYADEPTLPAATAQPQQPVTPADTGQILQHPPEDDQR, encoded by the coding sequence ATGACTAACTGGATGTCACGCGGATTGGTGTTCGCCGCCGCGATGGTCGTTGTCCGCTTATTCCAGGGGACGCTGATCAACACGTGGCCGACCCGGGCGGGGTTGATCAGCCTTGTGCTGGTCGCCGTCTTCGTCATCGCGGTCGTCGCATGGGGGCTGACCGACGGCCGCGCCGACGCCATCGCCAACCCGGATCCGGATCGGCGCGCCGACCTGGCGATGACCTGGCTGCTGGCCGGTTTGGTGGCCGGGATCGTCAGCGGTGCGGTGACGTGGCTGATTTCCCTGTTCTACAAGGGTCTGTACGTGGGGACGTTGATCAACGAGCTGACGACATTCGCCGCGTTTACCGCGCTGTTGGTGTTTCTGCCCGGGATGGGCGGTGTGACGGTCGGCCGCTGGGCTGTCGACCGGCAGCTGGAGAAGATGCCCGTGCGCCATCACGGCCTGGCGGCCGGCAACCAGGACCGCGTCGACACCGACGTGTTCGCCGCCGTTCGCGCCGATGAAACCCCCACCGGCGAGGTCGTCACACCGGGGCTGCGCACATCGGCGGTGGCGGGCGCGGGCGCCCGGGAAACGACCGAGGTGACCCTGCCCGCGTACGCTGACGAACCCACCCTGCCGGCTGCGACGGCTCAGCCGCAGCAGCCCGTGACCCCGGCGGACACCGGCCAGATACTCCAGCACCCGCCGGAGGACGATCAACGGTAA
- the aroQ gene encoding type II 3-dehydroquinate dehydratase yields MNVNVINGPNLGRLGRREPDVYGSTTHDELTALIEREAAELGLKVVVRQSDSEAQLLEWIHLAADAAEPVILNAGGLTHTSVVLRDACAQLRAPLIEVHLSNVYAREEFRHHSYLSPVATGVIVGLGVQGYLLALRYLAAVYR; encoded by the coding sequence ATGAACGTCAATGTGATCAACGGCCCTAACCTGGGCCGGCTGGGCCGGCGGGAACCCGACGTCTACGGCAGCACCACCCACGACGAGCTCACCGCGCTGATCGAACGGGAAGCCGCCGAATTAGGACTGAAAGTTGTTGTGCGCCAAAGCGACAGCGAGGCGCAGCTGCTGGAGTGGATTCACCTGGCCGCCGACGCCGCCGAACCGGTGATCCTCAACGCCGGTGGTCTGACGCACACGTCGGTGGTGCTGCGTGACGCCTGCGCGCAGCTCCGTGCCCCGCTGATCGAGGTGCACCTGTCCAACGTGTATGCCCGCGAAGAGTTTCGCCATCACTCGTATCTGAGCCCGGTCGCGACCGGCGTGATCGTCGGGCTGGGGGTGCAGGGTTATCTGCTGGCGCTGCGTTATCTCGCCGCCGTTTACCGTTGA
- the aroB gene encoding 3-dehydroquinate synthase produces the protein MTGTAAPVTVQVAVDPPYPVLIGTGLRTELDELLAGRHRVAILHQPVLAQTAETIRSQLAGKGVDAHRIEIPDAEAGKELRVVGYIWEVLGRIGIGRKDALVSLGGGAATDVAGFAAATWLRGVSIVHVPTTLLGMVDAAIGGKTGINTAAGKNLVGAFHQPLAVLDDVAALQTLPRAEIVSGMAEVVKAGFIADPVILDLIEADPCAALDPGGEVLPELIRRAVTVKADVVAADEKESQLREILNYGHTLGHAIERREHYRWRHGAAVAVGLVFAAELGRLTGRLDDATADRHRAILSALGLPVSYDADALPELLGYMASDKKTRAGTLRFVVLDGLAKPGRLEGPDPALLAAAYAEVGGR, from the coding sequence ATGACCGGCACCGCCGCCCCGGTCACCGTGCAGGTGGCTGTCGACCCGCCGTATCCGGTGCTCATCGGCACCGGCCTGCGCACCGAATTAGACGAGCTGCTCGCCGGCCGCCACCGGGTGGCGATCCTGCACCAGCCGGTGCTGGCGCAGACCGCGGAGACAATCCGAAGTCAGTTGGCCGGCAAAGGTGTCGACGCGCACCGCATCGAGATTCCCGACGCCGAAGCCGGCAAAGAGCTGCGGGTGGTGGGATACATCTGGGAAGTGTTGGGCCGCATCGGAATTGGACGCAAAGATGCGCTGGTCAGCCTGGGCGGCGGGGCGGCGACCGATGTGGCCGGGTTCGCGGCGGCGACCTGGTTGCGCGGTGTTTCGATCGTGCACGTGCCCACCACGCTGCTGGGCATGGTGGACGCCGCGATCGGCGGCAAGACCGGCATCAACACCGCCGCCGGCAAGAACCTGGTGGGCGCGTTTCACCAGCCGCTGGCGGTGCTCGACGATGTGGCGGCGCTGCAAACGTTGCCGCGCGCCGAAATCGTGTCCGGCATGGCCGAAGTGGTCAAGGCGGGTTTCATCGCCGACCCGGTGATCCTGGACCTGATCGAAGCCGACCCGTGCGCCGCGCTGGACCCGGGCGGGGAGGTGCTGCCCGAGCTGATCCGCCGGGCCGTCACCGTCAAAGCCGATGTCGTCGCCGCCGACGAGAAAGAATCGCAGCTGCGGGAAATCCTCAACTATGGCCACACTTTGGGGCACGCGATCGAGCGGCGCGAGCACTACCGGTGGCGCCACGGCGCCGCGGTGGCGGTGGGGCTGGTGTTCGCCGCCGAACTCGGGCGGCTGACCGGGCGGCTCGACGACGCCACCGCTGACCGGCACCGCGCCATCCTCTCGGCGCTGGGGCTGCCGGTCAGCTACGACGCCGACGCGTTACCGGAACTGTTGGGCTACATGGCCAGTGACAAGAAGACCCGGGCCGGGACACTGCGGTTTGTGGTGCTCGACGGTCTGGCCAAACCGGGCCGGCTCGAGGGGCCCGACCCCGCGCTGCTGGCCGCCGCCTACGCCGAAGTCGGTGGCCGATGA
- a CDS encoding shikimate kinase yields MAPKAVLVGLPGSGKSTIGRRLAKALGTSLLDTDTVIEQQTGRRIAEIFATDGEKEFRRIEEEVVRRALTDHDGIVSLGGGAVTTPGVRAALAGHTVIFLEINAVEGVRRTGGTTVRPLLAGPDRAEKYRALMAQRVPLYRRVATIRVNTNRRNPGAVVRHILSRLHEQQPGSGPPQPSPPAPAALGARRAEAGK; encoded by the coding sequence ATGGCACCCAAGGCGGTACTGGTGGGCCTGCCCGGCTCGGGCAAATCCACGATCGGGCGGCGGCTGGCCAAGGCGCTGGGAACCAGCCTGCTCGACACCGACACCGTGATCGAGCAGCAGACCGGTCGCCGCATTGCCGAGATCTTCGCCACCGACGGCGAGAAGGAATTCCGCCGTATCGAAGAAGAGGTGGTCCGGCGGGCCCTCACCGATCACGACGGCATCGTGTCACTGGGCGGCGGCGCCGTCACCACACCGGGGGTACGCGCCGCGCTGGCCGGTCACACCGTGATCTTCCTGGAGATCAACGCCGTCGAAGGGGTGCGGCGCACCGGCGGCACCACCGTGCGCCCGCTGCTGGCCGGGCCGGACCGCGCCGAGAAATACCGCGCCCTGATGGCGCAACGGGTCCCGCTGTACCGGCGGGTTGCCACCATCCGCGTCAACACCAACCGCCGAAACCCGGGAGCCGTGGTGCGCCATATCCTGTCGCGGCTGCACGAACAGCAGCCCGGCTCAGGGCCGCCGCAGCCCAGCCCGCCGGCACCGGCCGCGCTGGGCGCTCGTCGCGCCGAGGCCGGCAAATGA
- the aroC gene encoding chorismate synthase, with protein sequence MLRWTTAGESHGRALVAVLEGMVAGVAVTSDDIAAQLARRRLGYGRGARMTFERDAVTLLAGVRHGVTLGGPIAIEIANTEWPKWQTVMAADPVDPAALAGLARNAPLTRPRPGHADYAGMLKYGFDDARPVLERASARETAARVAAGTVARLFLRQALGIEVLSHVISIGASVPYDGPPPAPEDLPAIDASPVRAFDKAAEQSMIAEIEAAKKDGDTLGGVVEAVAHGVPVGLGSFTSGDNRLDSQLAAAVMGIQAIKGVEIGDGFATARRRGSRAHDEMYPGRDSVVRSTNRAGGLEGGMTNGQPLRVRAAMKPISTVPRALATVDLATGEQAVAINQRSDVCAVPAAGVVVETMVALVLARAALEKFGGDSLAETRRNAEAYLRAVAERAPATGPARCAGG encoded by the coding sequence GTGTTGCGCTGGACCACCGCCGGTGAATCCCACGGCCGTGCGCTGGTGGCCGTGCTGGAGGGCATGGTCGCCGGGGTGGCCGTCACCAGCGACGACATCGCAGCCCAGCTGGCGCGGCGGCGGCTGGGCTACGGCCGCGGCGCCCGCATGACATTCGAACGCGACGCCGTGACACTGCTGGCCGGGGTGCGCCACGGCGTTACCCTGGGCGGGCCGATCGCCATCGAGATCGCCAACACCGAATGGCCCAAATGGCAGACCGTGATGGCCGCCGACCCGGTCGACCCGGCGGCACTGGCCGGCCTGGCCCGCAACGCCCCGCTGACCCGCCCGCGACCCGGCCACGCCGACTATGCCGGCATGCTCAAATACGGTTTCGACGACGCCCGCCCGGTGCTGGAGCGGGCCAGCGCCCGCGAGACCGCGGCCCGCGTCGCGGCCGGCACGGTCGCCCGGCTGTTTCTGCGGCAGGCCCTGGGCATCGAGGTGCTGTCCCACGTCATCTCCATCGGCGCGTCGGTGCCCTACGACGGCCCGCCGCCCGCGCCGGAGGACCTGCCCGCGATCGACGCCAGCCCGGTGCGCGCCTTCGACAAGGCCGCCGAACAGTCCATGATCGCCGAGATCGAGGCCGCCAAGAAGGACGGCGACACCCTCGGCGGCGTGGTCGAAGCCGTCGCGCACGGTGTGCCGGTGGGGCTGGGATCGTTCACCAGCGGCGATAACCGGCTCGACAGCCAGCTCGCCGCCGCCGTGATGGGCATCCAGGCGATCAAGGGTGTGGAGATCGGCGACGGGTTCGCCACCGCGCGCCGCCGCGGCAGCCGCGCCCACGACGAGATGTATCCCGGCCGCGACAGTGTGGTCCGCTCCACCAACCGGGCCGGCGGGCTGGAAGGCGGCATGACCAACGGCCAGCCGCTGCGGGTGCGCGCGGCGATGAAACCGATCTCCACCGTGCCGCGGGCGCTGGCCACCGTCGACCTGGCCACCGGCGAGCAGGCCGTCGCGATCAACCAGCGCTCCGACGTGTGCGCGGTGCCGGCCGCCGGGGTGGTGGTCGAAACCATGGTGGCGCTGGTGCTGGCCCGCGCGGCGCTGGAGAAGTTCGGCGGCGACTCGCTGGCCGAAACCCGCCGCAACGCCGAGGCGTATCTGCGTGCGGTCGCCGAGCGGGCACCGGCCACCGGCCCGGCCCGGTGCGCCGGGGGATAG
- a CDS encoding RES domain-containing protein: MRLWRVLPWDPSAPVAKPGHALWVPREYQGSGRHDAPDRYGCLYVAETAVSAVAEMLAPFRGTGDLTPGLLVRSGRQLALAELELAATARLVDLDEPSVLVAESLRPSVVATGRRSVTQAYALAQFERHPEAAGLRWWSTLEASWLQVTLFDRALDALTVRGVRTLSVDDEAVTAAATHLGLA, from the coding sequence GTGAGGCTGTGGCGGGTCTTGCCCTGGGACCCGTCGGCGCCGGTCGCAAAACCCGGGCACGCCCTGTGGGTGCCCCGCGAATACCAGGGCAGCGGGCGCCACGACGCCCCGGACCGGTACGGCTGTCTGTACGTGGCGGAGACGGCCGTTTCGGCGGTGGCCGAGATGCTCGCCCCATTCCGCGGGACCGGGGACCTCACGCCCGGGCTGCTGGTCCGATCGGGGCGGCAGCTCGCACTGGCTGAGTTGGAGCTCGCCGCGACCGCGCGGCTCGTCGACCTCGACGAGCCGTCTGTGCTGGTGGCCGAGTCGCTGCGCCCCTCGGTGGTGGCGACCGGCCGGCGTTCTGTCACGCAGGCCTACGCGCTGGCCCAGTTCGAGCGCCATCCCGAGGCGGCGGGGCTGCGGTGGTGGTCGACACTGGAGGCGAGCTGGTTGCAGGTGACGCTGTTCGACCGTGCCCTGGATGCACTGACCGTGCGCGGCGTGCGCACACTCAGCGTCGATGACGAGGCCGTGACGGCCGCCGCGACACATCTGGGCCTGGCGTGA
- a CDS encoding antitoxin Xre/MbcA/ParS toxin-binding domain-containing protein translates to MPVPTAEKVAALSRDVGSQRRLADLLGVNAAQVTRWRRGQGIDDLNAARVDLLELVMAHLLRLYAPEAAQRWLLGANPNLGGRRPVDLIRRGQTREVLDAIANERAGGFA, encoded by the coding sequence GTGCCCGTTCCCACAGCCGAGAAGGTCGCCGCGCTGAGCCGTGACGTCGGCTCGCAGCGGCGCCTGGCCGACCTGCTCGGTGTCAATGCCGCGCAAGTCACGCGGTGGCGCAGGGGCCAGGGCATCGATGACCTCAATGCCGCCCGGGTGGACCTGCTGGAGCTCGTGATGGCCCACCTGTTGCGGCTGTATGCGCCGGAGGCCGCGCAGCGCTGGCTGCTCGGGGCGAACCCGAACCTGGGCGGTCGGCGGCCGGTGGATCTGATTCGCCGCGGCCAGACCCGCGAGGTTCTGGATGCGATCGCCAACGAACGCGCCGGCGGCTTCGCGTGA
- a CDS encoding prepilin peptidase — protein MRTGMLSAVLVWLTLLTLYDLRHRRLPNWLTLPGAGVILLGAVLAGRGGPALLGAGALGAVYLLVHLAAPAAMGAGDVKLAFGLGALTGWLGAAVWFLAAVGAPLLTALWGVVAVLRRSGPAVPHGPSMCLATVAAAALVLQ, from the coding sequence ATGCGGACCGGAATGCTCAGCGCAGTGCTGGTGTGGCTGACGCTGTTAACCCTCTACGATCTGCGGCACCGCCGGCTGCCCAACTGGCTCACCCTGCCCGGAGCGGGCGTGATCCTGTTGGGGGCGGTGCTCGCCGGGCGCGGAGGCCCGGCCCTGCTGGGTGCGGGCGCGCTCGGTGCGGTGTATCTGCTGGTGCATCTGGCGGCGCCGGCGGCGATGGGCGCCGGGGATGTCAAGCTGGCGTTCGGGCTGGGCGCGCTCACCGGCTGGCTGGGTGCCGCGGTGTGGTTTCTGGCGGCCGTGGGTGCGCCGCTGCTGACCGCGCTGTGGGGTGTGGTCGCCGTGCTGCGCCGATCCGGGCCGGCGGTGCCGCACGGGCCGTCGATGTGTCTGGCCACCGTGGCGGCGGCCGCACTGGTGCTCCAGTGA